A region from the Candidatus Magasanikbacteria bacterium genome encodes:
- a CDS encoding DsbA family protein encodes MIKTRHLFLVFIPAIAVVSFALFVRIVQYEPVYDRNKPLDIPRQMAQLFPEDPILGNKKSPITLVAFEDFSCPACSTQSKMLDDILLQYPNSIKIIWKSISTHKSELANNYAYCANKQRKFAEFKNLAFANQNNLNIDILNIISETIELNETKLNKCLASGEAEIYNQKNRDLATILHVQAVPTFFLNDVQLQTPKSRDEWKNVLGL; translated from the coding sequence ATGATAAAAACTAGACATCTTTTTTTAGTTTTCATTCCAGCAATTGCTGTAGTTTCTTTTGCTTTATTTGTGCGAATAGTGCAATACGAACCAGTTTATGACAGAAATAAACCGCTAGACATTCCTCGACAAATGGCACAACTTTTCCCAGAAGATCCAATTTTAGGAAATAAGAAATCCCCAATTACATTAGTTGCTTTTGAAGATTTTAGCTGTCCTGCTTGCAGCACCCAATCAAAAATGCTAGATGATATATTGCTACAATACCCAAACAGTATAAAAATTATTTGGAAAAGTATAAGTACACATAAAAGTGAATTGGCAAATAATTATGCATATTGTGCAAACAAACAAAGAAAGTTTGCTGAATTCAAAAATCTTGCTTTTGCAAATCAAAACAATTTAAATATAGATATTTTAAATATAATTTCTGAAACAATAGAATTAAACGAAACTAAATTAAACAAATGTTTAGCTTCTGGCGAAGCTGAAATTTATAATCAAAAAAATAGAGACTTGGCAACTATTTTGCATGTGCAAGCTGTACCAACTTTTTTCTTGAACGATGTGCAACTTCAAACACCAAAATCTAGAGATGAATGGAAAAATGTTTTAGGACTATAA